One Sphingomonas sp. SUN039 genomic window carries:
- a CDS encoding glutathione S-transferase family protein: MLFYDAANPAPNPRRVRIFLAEKGLSVPSRLVSIPAGEHKSEAFLAVNPLGQVPALQLDDGTVITESMSICRYFESLHPEPPIFGTGPLGMAETDMWVRRVEFKLMTPLSMVWMHTHPFTARVVKPQYTEFGESNRPRVISALAYFDTVLSDRTFVAGDSFTMADIALQTTVDFAAFIGIAVPDNLASLTAWHQRVSARPSAAA, from the coding sequence ATGCTATTCTACGATGCAGCAAATCCGGCACCCAACCCCCGTCGCGTGCGGATTTTCCTCGCCGAAAAGGGGTTGAGCGTACCGAGCCGGTTGGTGTCGATTCCGGCAGGCGAACACAAAAGCGAGGCTTTTCTGGCGGTCAATCCGCTGGGCCAGGTTCCGGCGCTGCAGCTGGATGACGGCACAGTCATCACAGAGAGCATGTCGATCTGCCGCTATTTCGAGAGCCTGCATCCCGAGCCGCCGATATTCGGTACCGGCCCGCTCGGCATGGCCGAAACCGACATGTGGGTCCGTCGCGTCGAGTTCAAATTGATGACGCCGCTGTCGATGGTGTGGATGCACACCCATCCCTTCACCGCGCGCGTCGTGAAGCCGCAATACACTGAATTCGGCGAGAGCAATCGTCCCCGGGTGATATCGGCGCTGGCCTATTTCGACACGGTGCTGAGCGATCGCACCTTCGTTGCCGGTGACAGCTTTACGATGGCGGACATCGCCTTGCAGACAACCGTCGATTTCGCGGCGTTCATCGGCATCGCCGTGCCTGACAATCTGGCATCGCTGACCGCGTGGCACCAGCGCGTTTCGGCGCGGCCCAGTGCGGCGGCGTAA
- a CDS encoding toxic anion resistance protein: protein MATTAPETADITLTAPDPVAPIAAEKASGLVPLEDAQKTQLDAKAEAFVADLVAQDANSPEFGRRVDLIADMGRNEIAQAAGQSNRFLDRPVRSMDKESGVGNDLAELRRTIEDLDPGKRGSLTAPKRLFGIIPFGNNMRNYFDSYKSSQTHIASILTRLAGGKDELLKDNAAIATERQSLWAAMGRLEQMIHVSKALDAKLEAKANEIETSDPVKAKAIRETALFYVRQRTTDLLTQMAVSVQGYLALDLVKKNNVELMKGVDRASTTTVSALRTAVTVAQALTNQKLVLEQITSLNTTTANIIDSTGTLLKSQTATIHEQAASSTIPLDTLKRAFQNIYDTMDQVDAFKAKALVSMKTTVDALTTEVEKSKGYIARAEGAAQGRLSGPMADNPLAPVS, encoded by the coding sequence ATGGCGACGACGGCACCCGAGACGGCTGACATCACACTGACCGCGCCCGACCCTGTCGCGCCCATTGCGGCGGAGAAGGCGAGTGGCCTCGTGCCGCTGGAGGACGCGCAGAAGACGCAGCTCGATGCCAAGGCCGAGGCGTTCGTTGCCGATCTCGTCGCGCAGGATGCCAATTCGCCCGAGTTCGGGCGGCGGGTGGACTTGATTGCCGATATGGGCCGCAACGAAATCGCGCAGGCGGCGGGGCAGTCGAACCGCTTCCTCGACCGCCCGGTGCGCTCGATGGACAAGGAAAGCGGCGTCGGCAACGACCTCGCCGAGCTGCGCCGCACGATTGAGGATCTCGACCCCGGCAAGCGCGGGTCGCTGACCGCGCCGAAGCGGTTGTTCGGGATCATCCCGTTCGGCAACAACATGCGGAACTACTTCGACAGCTACAAAAGCTCGCAGACACATATCGCCTCGATCCTGACGCGGCTTGCCGGGGGCAAGGACGAATTGCTCAAGGATAACGCTGCCATTGCGACCGAGCGGCAGAGCCTGTGGGCGGCGATGGGGCGTCTCGAACAGATGATCCATGTCTCGAAGGCGCTCGATGCCAAGCTGGAGGCCAAGGCCAACGAGATCGAGACGTCGGACCCGGTCAAGGCCAAGGCAATCCGCGAGACCGCGCTGTTCTACGTCCGGCAACGCACCACCGACCTGCTGACCCAGATGGCGGTCAGCGTGCAGGGCTATCTCGCGCTCGATCTGGTCAAGAAGAACAATGTCGAGCTGATGAAGGGCGTGGATCGCGCCTCGACCACCACCGTGTCGGCGCTGCGGACGGCGGTGACGGTCGCGCAGGCGCTGACCAACCAGAAACTGGTGCTCGAACAGATCACGTCGCTCAACACGACGACCGCAAACATTATCGACTCGACGGGGACATTGCTCAAGTCGCAGACTGCGACGATCCATGAGCAGGCCGCGTCGTCGACGATCCCGCTCGATACGCTGAAACGCGCCTTCCAGAACATTTACGACACGATGGATCAGGTCGATGCGTTCAAGGCCAAGGCTTTGGTGTCGATGAAGACGACGGTCGACGCACTGACGACCGAAGTCGAAAAGTCGAAGGGCTATATCGCGCGCGCCGAGGGTGCAGCACAGGGGCGGCTGAGCGGGCCGATGGCCGACAATCCGCTCGCCCCGGTGTCGTGA
- a CDS encoding class I SAM-dependent methyltransferase: MALPLLLAACNTSTATPTPNAAAFPAAARPVANIVSPRWSDEDSRDKVGESVEVMDRAGVTPGMTVADIGAGEGYYTIRLAARLGTKGRVLAQDIMPEVRDKLAERVTRERLDNVSVKLGTPDNPGLPENSFDRVFLVHMYHEIESPYAFLWHLRPATRAGGRVIVVDADRPTNQHGTPPALLKCEFAAVGYKQVDYQPMPSAGGYLAAFAPSGARPDPAAIRACKE; encoded by the coding sequence TTGGCCCTCCCCCTCCTCCTCGCCGCCTGCAACACTTCCACCGCCACGCCCACCCCTAACGCCGCAGCCTTCCCCGCCGCCGCGCGTCCCGTGGCCAACATCGTCAGCCCGCGCTGGTCCGACGAGGACAGCCGCGACAAGGTCGGCGAATCGGTCGAGGTGATGGACCGCGCGGGCGTGACACCCGGCATGACCGTCGCCGACATCGGTGCGGGCGAAGGCTATTACACCATCCGCCTCGCCGCCCGCCTCGGCACCAAAGGGCGCGTGCTGGCGCAGGACATCATGCCGGAAGTGCGCGACAAGCTTGCCGAGCGCGTGACCCGCGAACGGCTCGACAATGTCAGCGTGAAGCTGGGCACGCCCGACAATCCGGGCTTGCCCGAAAACAGCTTCGACCGCGTCTTCCTCGTGCACATGTATCACGAGATCGAAAGCCCCTACGCGTTCCTCTGGCATTTGCGCCCCGCGACCAGGGCGGGCGGCCGCGTCATCGTGGTCGACGCCGACCGTCCGACCAACCAGCACGGCACTCCGCCGGCGCTGCTCAAATGCGAATTCGCGGCAGTCGGCTACAAACAGGTCGACTATCAGCCGATGCCGTCGGCAGGCGGCTATCTCGCCGCGTTCGCGCCGAGCGGAGCGCGGCCCGATCCGGCGGCGATACGGGCGTGTAAGGAGTAA
- the prfB gene encoding peptide chain release factor 2 codes for MRAEAQAHVDQIKSALALLRRFIDWDVALARLEELNAQVEDQALWNDPKAAQVVMRERRRLEEAIGATRAIQTELSDTVELMEMAEAEGDEAMVEEGVASLAALADRTERDKVAALLAGEADANDTYIEVNAGAGGTESNDWAEMLGRMYMRWAERHKMKVETIDYHAGEQAGIKSVTYLLKGENAYGYAKTESGVHRLVRISPFGSGDKRQTSFASVWVYPVVDENIDIEIVESELRIDTFRASGAGGQHINTTDSAVRITHLPTNIVVQCQNQRSQHKNKAEAMNQLRARLYEAELQKREAEASANAASKTDIGWGHQIRSYVMQPYQMVKDLRTGVVSSSPSDVLDGDLDRFMAAALSQRVTGEKVVVEDVD; via the coding sequence ATGCGCGCCGAAGCGCAAGCCCATGTCGACCAGATCAAGTCCGCGCTCGCGCTGCTCCGCCGTTTCATCGACTGGGACGTGGCGCTCGCGCGGCTCGAGGAACTGAACGCGCAGGTCGAGGACCAGGCGCTGTGGAACGATCCCAAGGCCGCGCAGGTCGTCATGCGCGAGCGGCGGCGGCTGGAAGAGGCCATCGGCGCGACGCGCGCGATCCAGACCGAACTCAGCGACACCGTCGAGCTGATGGAAATGGCAGAGGCCGAGGGCGACGAGGCAATGGTCGAAGAAGGCGTGGCGTCGCTCGCCGCGCTCGCTGACCGCACCGAACGCGACAAGGTCGCCGCGCTGTTGGCGGGCGAGGCCGACGCCAACGACACCTATATCGAGGTCAACGCAGGAGCCGGCGGCACCGAAAGCAACGACTGGGCCGAAATGCTCGGGCGCATGTACATGCGCTGGGCCGAGCGTCACAAGATGAAGGTCGAGACCATCGACTATCATGCGGGCGAGCAGGCCGGGATCAAGTCGGTGACCTATTTGCTCAAGGGCGAGAACGCCTATGGCTATGCCAAGACCGAAAGCGGCGTGCACCGGCTGGTCCGGATCAGCCCGTTCGGCAGCGGCGACAAGCGCCAGACGAGCTTCGCCAGCGTCTGGGTCTATCCCGTCGTCGACGAGAATATCGATATCGAGATCGTCGAAAGCGAACTCCGCATCGACACGTTCCGCGCGTCGGGTGCGGGCGGGCAGCACATCAACACGACCGATTCCGCAGTGCGGATCACGCATTTGCCGACCAATATCGTCGTCCAGTGCCAGAACCAGCGCAGCCAGCACAAGAACAAGGCGGAGGCGATGAACCAGCTCCGCGCGCGGCTGTACGAGGCCGAACTGCAAAAGCGCGAGGCCGAAGCGAGCGCGAACGCCGCGTCGAAAACCGATATCGGCTGGGGCCACCAGATCCGCTCCTATGTCATGCAACCGTACCAGATGGTGAAGGATTTGCGGACGGGCGTGGTGTCGAGTTCGCCGAGCGATGTGCTCGACGGCGACCTGGATCGTTTCATGGCGGCGGCGCTGAGCCAGCGGGTGACGGGCGAGAAGGTGGTTGTGGAGGACGTGGATTGA